The following proteins are encoded in a genomic region of Dyadobacter sp. UC 10:
- a CDS encoding energy transducer TonB: MAELGPNATLDDIVFADRNKAYGAFELRRGYRADVTKATLIGAVLFVLAMFTPSIINKLTAGKEEEEVMVEVDLMKIPPPPIDPAEPPPPPPPPVEQPKVNTVKFLPPEVKKDEEVPEEVPPPTVEEIKEAVVADKTIEGDPNANEIIVAPEAVAAPSKGTVVEAAPEPEKVFTVVEQQPEFPGGTAEMYKYLGKNIKYPSAASRANVSGRVFMSFVVNTDGSIQDVAVLKGLGFGCDEEAIRVVKAMPKWKPGKQSGRAVRVKYNLPINFQLE; this comes from the coding sequence ATGGCAGAACTAGGCCCGAATGCAACACTTGACGACATAGTGTTTGCGGATCGTAATAAGGCGTACGGTGCATTTGAACTTCGTAGAGGCTATCGTGCAGATGTTACGAAGGCTACTTTAATCGGAGCTGTACTCTTTGTGCTTGCCATGTTTACTCCGTCAATCATAAATAAATTGACAGCGGGCAAGGAGGAAGAGGAAGTAATGGTTGAAGTGGATTTAATGAAAATACCACCGCCGCCAATTGACCCGGCAGAACCACCACCGCCACCACCGCCGCCAGTTGAGCAGCCTAAGGTGAATACAGTGAAGTTCTTGCCTCCGGAAGTAAAAAAGGATGAGGAAGTACCTGAAGAAGTTCCGCCTCCAACAGTTGAAGAAATTAAAGAAGCTGTTGTAGCAGACAAAACAATCGAAGGTGATCCTAATGCAAATGAAATCATTGTAGCTCCTGAGGCTGTCGCAGCTCCGAGCAAAGGTACAGTAGTTGAAGCTGCACCTGAACCTGAGAAGGTATTTACGGTGGTTGAGCAGCAACCGGAATTTCCGGGAGGTACTGCAGAAATGTACAAATACCTGGGAAAGAACATTAAGTATCCTAGTGCAGCTTCTCGCGCTAACGTTTCCGGAAGAGTTTTTATGTCGTTCGTTGTTAATACGGACGGAAGTATCCAGGATGTGGCAGTGTTAAAAGGACTTGGTTTTGGTTGCGATGAAGAAGCTATCCGTGTTGTGAAAGCAATGCCGAAGTGGAAACCAGGAAAGCAATCAGGACGTGCAGTTCGTGTTAAGTATAACCTGCCGATCAATTTCCAACTGGAGTAA
- a CDS encoding ExbD/TolR family protein, giving the protein MAAIEESGGGHGKGDGKVRAKKMSTRVDMTPMVDLGFLLITFFMLATTMSKPTSMSLAVPDKTDKEDQEKTEPLKASKVLTLFMGANDDVYYLDGVAADDDKAEASLKTTRYGFDLRSVIFASQKRINAANPKDEKGNDPFVVVIKPTAVSTYKNMVDVLDEMAITKSKRYALVETLTDSEKKLLGDKVVPKDQ; this is encoded by the coding sequence ATGGCAGCAATTGAAGAATCGGGTGGTGGGCACGGCAAAGGCGACGGTAAGGTTCGGGCGAAGAAAATGTCTACACGGGTAGACATGACTCCGATGGTAGACTTGGGATTTTTGCTAATTACATTCTTTATGCTAGCAACAACCATGTCGAAGCCAACTTCCATGTCACTGGCGGTGCCGGATAAGACAGACAAGGAGGATCAGGAAAAGACCGAACCTTTAAAAGCATCAAAAGTATTGACCCTGTTTATGGGTGCTAACGATGATGTATATTATCTGGATGGAGTTGCAGCTGATGATGACAAGGCGGAAGCGTCTTTGAAAACGACGCGTTACGGTTTTGATCTAAGAAGCGTAATTTTTGCTTCACAAAAACGTATCAATGCTGCGAATCCTAAGGATGAGAAAGGTAACGATCCTTTTGTGGTCGTGATCAAGCCAACTGCAGTTTCAACTTATAAGAATATGGTTGATGTACTGGATGAAATGGCTATCACGAAGTCTAAAAGATATGCTTTGGTAGAGACTTTGACGGATTCGGAAAAGAAGCTATTAGGTGACAAGGTTGTTCCTAAAGATCAATAA
- a CDS encoding ExbD/TolR family protein, whose product MAKVRPKKHAPHTDMTAMTDVAFLLLTFFIMTATFKSNDAEITTPSSISQIKVPDDDIMVISIDKAGKVFFGVDAQPVRAAMLDNIGQSKGITFTDTEKAKFAVQSSFGFPLNQLKPWLNMPKDQMSQVKQPGIPVDSTGASELADWVYAARKANSQLRIALKGDNLSKFPVFKDVLANLQSQNINKFNLITGSEQAPAGYTND is encoded by the coding sequence ATGGCAAAAGTAAGACCTAAGAAGCACGCCCCGCATACAGATATGACGGCGATGACTGACGTAGCGTTCTTACTATTGACCTTCTTCATCATGACTGCGACTTTTAAGTCGAACGATGCGGAGATTACTACTCCTTCCTCGATTTCGCAGATCAAAGTACCAGATGATGATATCATGGTCATTAGTATCGACAAAGCGGGTAAAGTGTTCTTCGGAGTTGATGCGCAGCCTGTAAGAGCGGCGATGTTAGATAACATCGGTCAATCCAAGGGCATCACATTTACGGATACTGAAAAGGCGAAGTTTGCAGTTCAGTCCAGTTTCGGTTTTCCTTTAAACCAATTGAAGCCCTGGCTTAATATGCCAAAAGATCAGATGTCTCAGGTGAAACAACCTGGTATTCCTGTGGATTCAACTGGTGCCAGTGAACTCGCTGACTGGGTTTATGCGGCCCGTAAGGCTAATAGCCAACTTCGTATCGCTCTGAAAGGAGACAATTTGTCGAAATTTCCCGTATTTAAGGATGTGTTGGCAAATTTGCAGTCGCAGAACATTAACAAGTTTAACCTGATCACAGGTAGTGAGCAAGCGCCTGCCGGCTACACAAACGATTAA
- a CDS encoding MotA/TolQ/ExbB proton channel family protein — protein MEKKATSPAPAPKPAAAATKGKGGLNPALVIPLLFAIALCVYIFVLGAPEHFKDGDHAKGPIDGDYYGIVYKGGPIVPILMTCFLIVLTFTIERLITLNKASGSGSIDSFVRKVRTLLDKNQIEEAIKECDRQKGSVGNVIKAGLLKYRQLTTETALDKEQKLAALQKEIEEATTLELPMLQKNLTIIATLAGASTLLALLGTVIGMIKAFAALGTSGSPDSAALATGISEALINTALGIGTSAIATISYAYLNSRVDDLTYSIDEIGMSLQSNFAAHY, from the coding sequence ATGGAAAAGAAAGCTACAAGTCCGGCACCTGCTCCTAAGCCTGCCGCGGCGGCAACAAAAGGCAAAGGCGGTTTAAACCCGGCATTGGTAATCCCTCTACTATTTGCGATTGCATTATGCGTTTACATTTTCGTGCTGGGAGCTCCTGAGCACTTCAAAGATGGTGATCATGCAAAAGGCCCGATAGACGGTGACTACTACGGAATCGTTTACAAAGGAGGTCCTATCGTACCAATTTTGATGACCTGTTTCCTAATCGTATTAACTTTTACAATCGAGCGTTTGATCACATTGAACAAAGCGAGCGGATCAGGAAGCATTGATTCTTTCGTTCGTAAAGTGAGAACCCTGCTTGACAAAAACCAAATCGAAGAAGCAATTAAAGAATGCGATAGACAAAAAGGTTCTGTTGGTAACGTTATCAAAGCCGGTCTTTTGAAATACAGACAATTGACTACTGAGACTGCACTTGACAAAGAACAAAAACTGGCTGCTCTTCAGAAAGAAATCGAGGAAGCTACTACGCTTGAACTTCCAATGCTTCAGAAAAACCTGACAATTATCGCAACACTTGCTGGTGCTTCAACTCTTTTGGCACTTCTTGGAACGGTAATTGGTATGATCAAAGCTTTCGCGGCTCTTGGTACTTCCGGTTCTCCTGACTCTGCTGCACTTGCAACTGGTATCTCGGAGGCCCTTATCAATACGGCACTTGGAATTGGTACTTCTGCGATTGCAACGATTTCTTATGCTTACCTGAACAGCCGTGTTGACGACCTTACTTACAGCATTGACGAGATTGGCATGAGCCTTCAGTCAAACTTTGCTGCACATTATTAA
- the gatC gene encoding Asp-tRNA(Asn)/Glu-tRNA(Gln) amidotransferase subunit GatC codes for MKIDRDALYKVAHLARVEIRPEEEEAILKSMDSVLNWMNQLNEIDTEGVEPLTHISDEVNAWRSDEASNTLTRPEALANAPLKNERYIMVPKVIE; via the coding sequence ATGAAAATTGACCGGGACGCCTTGTATAAAGTTGCCCATCTGGCACGTGTGGAAATTCGTCCGGAAGAGGAAGAAGCGATTCTCAAAAGCATGGACTCAGTTCTCAATTGGATGAACCAGCTAAATGAAATAGATACAGAGGGTGTTGAACCACTTACGCATATTTCGGATGAAGTAAATGCGTGGCGCAGTGATGAGGCTTCCAATACGCTGACAAGGCCCGAAGCTCTTGCTAATGCCCCGTTAAAAAATGAGCGCTATATTATGGTACCTAAGGTGATAGAATAG
- a CDS encoding amidohydrolase, translated as MPGIPTETLSVALVQSDLYWEDVTANLSSLEEKIAQVPDAPDVIVLPEMFNTGFTMNTSLAEPMNLTTTRWMKQIAAQTKSLVIGSFTVSEGGDFYNRAVCMKPDSTFLYSDKRHLFTLGNEHLYYQPGSDRLMIEWKGWKITPLICYDLRFPIWSRNTASDPYDILIYVANWPSKRAHAWNTLLKARAIENQCYVVGVNRIGEDGNGLKYQGDSVALDYLGEPACMLADKDVVKIVRFSKDDLDEYRTSFPVMLDADRFIIR; from the coding sequence ATGCCGGGAATTCCCACAGAGACTTTAAGCGTTGCATTGGTGCAGTCCGACTTGTACTGGGAAGATGTGACGGCGAATCTTTCGTCGCTCGAAGAGAAAATTGCGCAAGTACCTGATGCTCCTGATGTGATCGTATTGCCGGAAATGTTTAATACCGGCTTTACGATGAACACATCGCTGGCAGAGCCGATGAACCTCACCACGACAAGGTGGATGAAGCAAATTGCCGCGCAGACGAAATCACTGGTAATCGGAAGCTTTACAGTAAGTGAGGGAGGGGATTTTTATAACCGAGCCGTTTGCATGAAGCCTGACTCGACCTTTTTGTACAGCGATAAGCGGCATCTTTTCACATTGGGAAACGAGCATTTATACTACCAGCCCGGATCAGACCGACTGATGATAGAATGGAAAGGCTGGAAAATTACACCCCTAATCTGCTACGACCTCAGGTTTCCGATCTGGAGCAGAAATACTGCTTCAGACCCCTACGACATTCTTATATATGTGGCCAACTGGCCTTCCAAAAGAGCGCATGCGTGGAATACACTCCTGAAGGCGCGCGCAATCGAAAATCAGTGTTATGTTGTGGGGGTCAATCGAATCGGGGAGGATGGTAATGGCCTAAAATACCAGGGCGATTCTGTTGCACTTGATTATCTGGGAGAACCTGCCTGTATGCTGGCCGATAAAGACGTAGTCAAGATCGTGCGTTTCTCAAAAGACGATCTGGACGAGTACCGCACTTCATTTCCTGTAATGCTGGATGCAGACCGATTCATAATAAGATAA
- the def gene encoding peptide deformylase, translating to MIYPIVAYGDPILRKPTRFIEKDELDLKKLSEDMFETMRSANGVGLAAPQIGMNIRVFVVDATPFAEKDEDDDEDEADLSLADFKKTFINPEILQESGEEWAFEEGCLSIPGIRGDVYRPSTLRIRYRDVEWNEYEEEYSGMAARIIQHEYDHLLGKLFVDYLPVLKKQFIKKKLTDISKGNVDADYRMRFPNRK from the coding sequence ATGATTTACCCAATTGTTGCCTACGGAGATCCAATTTTAAGAAAGCCAACCAGGTTCATTGAAAAAGACGAGCTCGACCTGAAAAAGCTTTCTGAGGATATGTTCGAAACAATGCGCTCTGCAAATGGTGTAGGCCTCGCCGCCCCACAGATAGGAATGAATATCAGGGTTTTTGTGGTTGATGCAACCCCTTTTGCAGAAAAGGATGAAGATGATGACGAAGATGAAGCTGATTTGTCACTCGCTGATTTCAAAAAAACTTTCATCAATCCTGAAATCCTGCAGGAGAGTGGAGAGGAGTGGGCTTTTGAAGAAGGTTGTTTGAGTATTCCGGGTATACGAGGCGATGTTTACAGGCCGTCGACACTGAGGATCAGGTACCGGGACGTGGAGTGGAACGAGTATGAAGAGGAGTATTCGGGTATGGCCGCCAGGATCATTCAGCATGAATATGATCATTTACTGGGTAAGTTATTCGTCGATTATCTGCCGGTACTTAAGAAACAGTTTATCAAGAAGAAACTGACAGATATCTCAAAAGGGAATGTCGACGCAGATTACAGGATGCGTTTCCCGAATCGCAAATAG
- the ruvX gene encoding Holliday junction resolvase RuvX has protein sequence MGRLLAIDFGSKRSGIAVTDPLQIIATALDTVATHDLRNFIKKYSEKEQLEAFIVGMPKKLDNTDSENAARVNAFIKLLRKDFPEIPVHTHDERFTSSMALQSMISAGSKKSDRREKGNIDKVSATIILQSYMESRDNGRKFL, from the coding sequence ATGGGTCGTCTTCTTGCAATCGATTTTGGATCTAAGCGCAGCGGCATTGCCGTCACTGATCCATTGCAAATTATAGCTACTGCCCTGGATACTGTCGCCACACACGACCTCAGGAACTTTATCAAAAAATATTCCGAAAAAGAACAGTTGGAGGCATTCATTGTAGGAATGCCAAAAAAGCTTGATAATACGGATAGTGAGAACGCAGCGCGTGTAAATGCGTTCATCAAGCTGCTTCGGAAAGATTTTCCGGAAATTCCGGTCCACACGCACGATGAAAGGTTTACTTCCTCGATGGCATTGCAATCGATGATCTCAGCCGGCTCGAAAAAGAGTGACAGAAGAGAAAAGGGAAATATAGATAAGGTAAGTGCAACCATTATTTTGCAGTCCTATATGGAAAGCCGGGATAACGGAAGAAAGTTTTTATAA
- the recJ gene encoding single-stranded-DNA-specific exonuclease RecJ produces the protein MIDKRWIHHPEFTPDEQRVVGELAESLNVDPSLAALLVRRGIMDFEQSRTFFRPDLSQIHDPFLMKDMDAAVERLTKAIANGEKILIYGDYDVDGTTSVAVFYGFLRKIYANLDYYIPDRYEEGYGVSWQSIDWAEQNGFTLIVTLDCGIKSLDKVEAASEKGIDFIICDHHRPGNELPAAVAVLDPKREDCLYPYKELTGCGVGFKLLQAFCIQHHIDLESLYEYLDLLVVSIASDIVPITGENRIFAFYGLKRLNASPRTGIRALIQVAGINGALDITNVVFGLGPRINAAGRIKHAKEAVRLLLSELDEEALEFAMEINKHNSERRNFDSNITEQALFMIENDTWAATAKSTVLYKEDWHKGVIGIVASRCIERYHRPTIILTQSHGKAAGSARSVPGFDVYEAIEECADLLEQYGGHTFAAGLTLPLQNLEAFKSRFNEIVSNRILPDQLIPMINVDMLLHLETISPKFYNVLRQMGPFGPGNMTPVFESGYVTLVNRPSLMKEKHIKFDVKQGNSQIYTAIGFGMAHFYPDISMGRPFSICYCLEENNFRDKKTLQLSLKDIKLH, from the coding sequence ATGATTGATAAGCGCTGGATACACCATCCCGAATTTACGCCAGACGAACAGCGGGTAGTCGGCGAACTTGCCGAATCTTTAAATGTAGACCCTTCCCTGGCTGCGCTGCTTGTACGCCGCGGTATCATGGACTTTGAACAATCCAGAACCTTCTTCCGGCCTGATTTATCCCAGATCCATGATCCTTTCCTGATGAAAGATATGGATGCCGCAGTGGAAAGACTGACAAAAGCAATTGCGAATGGTGAAAAAATCCTGATATATGGCGACTACGATGTGGATGGTACTACCTCAGTTGCAGTTTTTTACGGATTTTTGAGAAAAATTTACGCTAACCTGGACTACTATATTCCCGATCGCTATGAGGAAGGGTATGGCGTTTCGTGGCAGAGCATTGACTGGGCGGAACAAAATGGCTTTACCTTAATAGTAACACTGGATTGCGGGATCAAATCTCTTGATAAAGTTGAAGCAGCTTCAGAAAAAGGCATTGACTTTATCATCTGCGATCACCACCGCCCCGGCAACGAACTCCCTGCGGCTGTCGCGGTACTGGATCCTAAACGGGAGGATTGCTTATATCCCTACAAAGAACTGACCGGCTGCGGGGTAGGTTTCAAATTGCTGCAGGCATTCTGCATTCAGCATCACATTGACCTTGAGTCTCTTTATGAATACCTTGATCTTTTGGTCGTAAGCATCGCTTCCGACATCGTTCCGATCACAGGCGAGAACAGGATTTTTGCTTTTTATGGTTTAAAAAGGCTAAATGCTTCACCTCGTACAGGTATACGGGCACTTATACAAGTCGCGGGGATTAATGGTGCCCTCGATATTACTAACGTTGTCTTTGGATTAGGCCCAAGAATAAATGCGGCTGGCAGGATTAAGCATGCCAAGGAAGCTGTCAGACTACTGCTCTCCGAACTGGATGAAGAGGCGCTCGAGTTTGCGATGGAAATTAACAAACACAATAGTGAGCGCCGCAATTTTGACTCCAATATCACAGAGCAGGCGCTTTTCATGATCGAAAATGATACCTGGGCGGCAACTGCAAAAAGTACTGTTCTATATAAAGAAGACTGGCATAAAGGTGTAATAGGAATTGTAGCCAGCCGCTGCATTGAGAGATACCACCGACCTACCATTATTCTGACTCAGTCGCACGGTAAAGCCGCAGGATCGGCCCGCTCGGTTCCAGGATTTGACGTATATGAAGCAATTGAGGAGTGTGCAGATCTTCTGGAGCAATATGGCGGTCATACGTTCGCTGCCGGGCTAACTTTACCGCTACAAAATCTTGAAGCATTTAAATCGCGGTTCAATGAAATTGTAAGCAACCGCATTCTGCCCGATCAGCTCATACCGATGATCAATGTCGACATGCTACTGCATCTCGAAACGATTTCACCCAAGTTTTATAATGTCCTCAGACAAATGGGACCTTTTGGGCCGGGGAATATGACACCCGTGTTTGAATCCGGTTATGTGACGCTGGTAAACAGGCCGTCCCTGATGAAGGAGAAACATATTAAGTTCGATGTAAAGCAAGGCAATTCGCAGATTTATACTGCAATAGGATTTGGAATGGCACATTTTT